One region of Wyeomyia smithii strain HCP4-BCI-WySm-NY-G18 chromosome 3, ASM2978416v1, whole genome shotgun sequence genomic DNA includes:
- the LOC129729489 gene encoding adult cuticle protein 1-like: MKFIIAAVVLTLAVASEASWPAGPWGPWGATVVQANAPAWPAWPYAGAYGAWPAAAAHWGGAWPAAAHWGVPAASVAHHAGVVPGATSVTANRGAVHVAPLPGHAISQKQLNLAPAPGTI, encoded by the exons ATGAAG TTTATCATTGCCGCTGTTGTTCTCACCCTGGCTGTAGCCTCGGAAGCTAGTTGGCCTGCCGGCCCATGGGGACCATGGGGAGCTACCGTTGTTCAGGCCAACGCTCCAGCTTGGCCAGCATGGCCATATGCCGGAGCCTACGGAGCGTGGCCAGCAGCTGCCGCCCACTGGGGTGGTGCCTGGCCTGCTGCTGCCCACTGGGGAGTCCCAGCTGCTTCAGTTGCCCACCATGCCGGAGTTGTTCCCGGTGCAACCTCCGTGACTGCTAACCGTGGTGCCGTCCATGTTGCCCCTCTGCCCGGACACGCCATTTCCCAGAAGCAGCTGAATCTGGCTCCAGCTCCAGGAACCATCTAA